In Paenibacillus sp. FSL M7-0420, a single genomic region encodes these proteins:
- a CDS encoding sensor histidine kinase, which yields MAERLNLRMKKLKLVHQINVAFGLSLLLVLSITGVMIHYVLMDHFIGTEQEGLRTLGASLTATLQQPPFAEGGAFSLGKSEPLTAPYPTLSSGVQAIVTDQQGNVVSGILPALPMQSGVTVDITAMEQGSLQSLWDGNDPRYLVQVNTLPQGKLTLLTPVSRIKAIEQSLLKRLILVFAAGAAAMLLFSLFITRKLIDPLISLRQELGKVKNRRFAEVNLIRAGGEIGSVARAVYEMAGELHQFNRVQKQFFQNASHELKSPLMSIAGYAEGIKDGVFEGEGVRKGLDIILSESGRLRDLVSEMTLLAKLDSEEDIYQAADTDLEELLSEAVERVNPLLAARKLSLYPAVSGDHGGMVRADRDKLLQALLNVLSNAVRYAEKRIDVQVHSSRGRITLTVADDGAGIAQELLPSLFHRFVKGKNGESGLGLAIARAIVERCGGELSARNRTEGGAVFTFEFPSAAGSV from the coding sequence ATGGCGGAAAGGCTAAACCTGCGGATGAAAAAGCTGAAGCTGGTGCATCAGATCAACGTTGCTTTTGGGCTGTCTCTGCTGCTGGTCCTGTCCATCACGGGAGTGATGATCCACTATGTGCTGATGGATCATTTCATCGGCACGGAGCAAGAGGGATTAAGGACGCTTGGCGCTTCCCTGACCGCGACTCTGCAGCAGCCTCCATTCGCGGAAGGGGGGGCATTCTCATTGGGAAAAAGCGAGCCGCTTACGGCTCCATATCCTACGCTCTCCAGCGGAGTACAGGCCATCGTAACCGACCAGCAGGGGAATGTGGTCTCGGGAATTCTCCCGGCCCTGCCAATGCAGTCCGGGGTAACGGTAGATATCACAGCTATGGAGCAGGGGAGCCTGCAGAGCTTATGGGATGGCAATGATCCGCGTTATCTGGTGCAGGTCAACACGCTTCCCCAAGGCAAGCTCACCCTGCTGACTCCTGTCAGCAGAATCAAGGCCATTGAGCAGTCGCTGCTGAAACGGCTGATCCTTGTCTTTGCTGCGGGTGCGGCAGCGATGCTCCTGTTCAGCCTGTTTATTACGCGGAAGCTGATTGATCCGCTCATCAGCCTGCGTCAGGAGCTGGGGAAAGTGAAAAACCGCCGGTTTGCCGAGGTGAATCTGATCCGGGCGGGCGGTGAAATCGGTTCTGTCGCCAGGGCGGTATACGAGATGGCCGGTGAGCTGCACCAGTTCAATCGGGTGCAGAAGCAGTTTTTCCAGAATGCCTCACACGAGCTGAAATCTCCGCTGATGTCGATAGCCGGTTATGCGGAGGGCATTAAGGACGGAGTATTTGAAGGAGAGGGCGTCCGTAAAGGACTGGATATTATTCTGAGTGAAAGCGGGCGCTTACGTGATCTGGTCAGCGAAATGACCCTCCTGGCGAAGCTGGACAGTGAAGAGGATATTTACCAGGCGGCGGATACGGATCTGGAGGAGCTGCTGAGCGAGGCGGTGGAGCGGGTCAATCCGCTGCTGGCAGCAAGGAAGCTGTCGCTGTATCCGGCAGTCTCCGGGGACCATGGGGGGATGGTAAGAGCAGACCGGGATAAGCTGCTGCAAGCTCTGCTGAACGTATTATCCAATGCGGTCCGTTATGCAGAGAAGCGAATTGATGTACAGGTGCATTCAAGCAGGGGAAGGATTACATTGACGGTCGCTGACGATGGTGCGGGCATTGCGCAGGAGCTGCTGCCCAGCCTGTTTCACAGGTTCGTCAAAGGGAAAAATGGCGAATCCGGGCTGGGACTCGCCATCGCACGTGCTATTGTGGAACGCTGCGGCGGAGAGCTTAGTGCCCGGAACCGCACGGAGGGCGGTGCAGTCTTCACCTTTGAGTTCCCGTCAGCTGCGGGCAGCGTTTAA
- a CDS encoding methyl-accepting chemotaxis protein has product MNTEHESEQESGQASEMDQLRKALEVSLPLVQRLFPLDVMFALADRDKFIYYLQGKELKAKIELGSPVPPSGGIRAALESGEEVSATIPREIYGIPFKSSSMPIRDRNGVVTGVFTIGISLSNQVTLSDAANALAVTSDEISSTSVEIAGTASDLANTVGDLKELGQKVVEDLQQTDEILDFIRKVADNSNLLGLNAAIEAAHAAEHGRGFGIVAQEIRKMSVSSASSAKDIAGILQMIKQKINQMDAVLTDCLAQSERQAAATEEITASMQQLAASAVEIESIARLI; this is encoded by the coding sequence ATGAATACCGAACACGAATCCGAACAGGAATCAGGACAAGCATCAGAAATGGACCAGCTGCGGAAGGCGCTTGAAGTATCTTTGCCCTTGGTGCAGCGGCTTTTCCCGCTGGATGTAATGTTTGCTTTGGCAGATCGGGACAAGTTCATTTATTATCTGCAAGGGAAGGAATTGAAAGCCAAGATTGAATTGGGTTCTCCAGTACCGCCCAGCGGAGGAATCCGGGCTGCTCTGGAGAGCGGGGAGGAAGTCAGCGCTACGATTCCAAGAGAGATCTACGGGATTCCTTTTAAATCGTCATCCATGCCGATCCGGGACCGGAACGGGGTGGTGACAGGTGTGTTCACGATCGGAATCAGCCTCAGTAATCAGGTAACGCTCAGCGATGCAGCGAATGCTCTGGCGGTAACCTCCGACGAGATCAGCTCGACCTCGGTAGAGATTGCGGGAACGGCCTCGGATCTGGCGAATACTGTAGGGGATCTGAAAGAGCTGGGCCAGAAGGTGGTTGAGGATCTGCAGCAGACGGACGAGATTCTCGATTTCATCCGCAAGGTGGCAGACAACTCCAATCTGCTCGGGCTGAATGCAGCGATTGAAGCGGCTCATGCCGCTGAGCATGGACGGGGCTTCGGTATCGTGGCCCAGGAGATCCGCAAAATGTCGGTATCCAGTGCTTCATCGGCGAAGGATATTGCCGGCATTCTGCAGATGATCAAGCAGAAGATTAACCAGATGGATGCCGTGCTTACGGATTGTCTGGCGCAAAGCGAACGCCAGGCCGCAGCCACAGAGGAGATCACCGCCTCGATGCAGCAGCTTGCAGCCTCCGCCGTGGAGATTGAGAGTATCGCTCGCCTGATCTAA
- a CDS encoding response regulator transcription factor produces MNNQTVIAVVDDDENIRNLVEAYLHKENYRTVGLGSAEEAWDLWRNDPPAMWVLDIMLPGMDGYELCRRIRDEAEVPIIMISAKDNEVDKILGLELGSDDYLVKPFSPRELVARINRQLKRWERLHSSRSAAVLPAVHSGIELGSLLLHPEERRSFWQGAEVELTSKEFLMLMVFAGSPNRAFTREELLGHVWGEDYFGSDRAVDHLIKRIRKKMDGLPLESVWGHGYRMRGVQE; encoded by the coding sequence ATGAACAATCAAACGGTCATTGCTGTTGTGGACGATGACGAGAATATACGCAATCTGGTGGAAGCTTATTTACATAAGGAGAATTACAGGACAGTTGGTCTTGGAAGTGCCGAGGAGGCGTGGGATTTATGGAGGAATGATCCTCCCGCCATGTGGGTGCTTGATATTATGCTTCCGGGAATGGACGGTTATGAACTGTGCAGGCGTATCCGTGATGAGGCGGAGGTGCCGATTATTATGATCTCTGCCAAAGATAATGAAGTGGATAAAATCCTGGGTCTGGAGCTTGGCAGCGACGATTATCTGGTCAAGCCCTTCAGTCCCCGTGAGCTGGTAGCCCGGATTAACCGCCAGCTGAAACGGTGGGAACGCCTTCACTCTTCCCGGTCTGCGGCTGTTCTGCCTGCTGTGCATTCAGGGATAGAGCTGGGCAGTCTGCTGCTGCATCCCGAGGAGAGAAGATCCTTCTGGCAAGGAGCTGAAGTGGAGCTGACCAGCAAGGAATTCCTGATGCTGATGGTGTTTGCGGGAAGTCCGAACCGGGCCTTTACACGCGAAGAGCTGCTGGGCCATGTCTGGGGAGAGGATTATTTCGGCAGCGACCGTGCTGTCGACCATCTGATCAAGCGCATCCGCAAAAAAATGGACGGCCTGCCGCTGGAATCGGTCTGGGGCCACGGCTACCGTATGAGAGGGGTGCAGGAATGA
- a CDS encoding cupin domain-containing protein, which produces MLDPVLQAPDLKLAADSNQVLNYKRDANNYITQLFAEQLPAIRNGFFNAHMSKGFIVQPHWHTNVTEMIFVISGELIASVFDPFTQKLMTYHLKAGQIAVFPQGWFHWILAESEQAHFLAIFDAPTPDIVYGSDFLQAVPAEVIQRAYCINEEEYAKAVAPLKESIILGPPPGCTVAGSAGGMNIGPPAKSMPAYAAQQPAAAFYPYPMYPRR; this is translated from the coding sequence ATGCTAGATCCAGTATTGCAGGCACCGGACCTGAAGCTTGCCGCCGATTCTAACCAGGTGCTTAATTATAAGCGGGATGCGAACAATTATATTACCCAGCTTTTTGCCGAGCAGCTGCCGGCGATACGTAACGGGTTCTTCAATGCACATATGAGCAAGGGCTTCATTGTCCAGCCGCACTGGCACACGAACGTGACAGAGATGATCTTCGTGATTAGCGGAGAGCTGATTGCCTCCGTGTTCGATCCGTTCACCCAGAAGCTGATGACCTATCATCTGAAGGCCGGACAAATTGCTGTCTTCCCGCAGGGCTGGTTCCACTGGATTCTGGCCGAGAGTGAACAGGCCCATTTCCTGGCGATCTTCGATGCACCGACACCGGATATTGTGTATGGTTCAGACTTCCTGCAGGCTGTTCCCGCAGAGGTCATCCAGCGCGCCTATTGCATCAATGAAGAGGAGTATGCCAAGGCCGTGGCTCCGCTGAAGGAGTCGATTATTCTTGGACCGCCTCCGGGCTGCACCGTGGCAGGGTCTGCCGGGGGAATGAACATAGGCCCGCCCGCCAAAAGCATGCCCGCCTACGCAGCCCAGCAGCCCGCCGCAGCATTCTATCCTTATCCGATGTATCCCCGCCGGTAG